One Pichia kudriavzevii chromosome 3, complete sequence genomic window carries:
- a CDS encoding uncharacterized protein (PKUD0C01680), with protein sequence MDPLPAYNVSRQNKSKLRLYRNPTDLGDAAPVTLPNPRNMPDESMQRASTLPVTKSESPSASIYSDIQYFDSGDDSKLKKQAKQKKNKLLRFTKKAGKFASDIAFGSAMEDDTGYITHPFIPHVGGHGFKSSKPTLKPQLEEEYQKKLHNIRSQTESHGMMYYHDYLRFFLKYMDESEPNDPCNYAITRNSLWWDWLQSYLKEVLRTLQTRQRAIDAKKLEDGNSETTATIESPDRNLKRSQTSSSSLSSSSHQVEIEELRKKLKSLPTIEEIEAEIFQDRRIVLLLLWHNQILDKLSLRTSTLSKILKRYPKDSEICVITTNKLKSFRASPKAKLRKLFKNHILPAYLELIDGWNIRHDFPDYRTNMVSLTDRFQSILDLKSTGYLPEKLVGENPHFCDYSFLSEEFVNSKMDKRERTFLSKYSSFTAPSMERLPLKDESQSLIFAPDFSRLVLTKSDVDAGLIEFDRVLKPGGSISLIMFDSLSYTHTPNVDNEVTLAQYIQIYINQCITKLSKLPKISEYILSSLQSHNFKNVKFVKLGIPAIGTFTDDFDKEKLDNSRITGQKQPSNSMKNRPHVLSSTSTLKPAGTSVSTNSTDLFDYHENYDPARVEDTLPNISDQPIASVYSMYSSFIEFLRVSQLVDLHSWMNDPVEGKVRSSTMNGVAAVSDITATILEMWLDWKLNNFNGQFVKEIIVERLIDSVDKDGYDGELGVRILNTDGNFWCNPQNGEVSAWYDSHHGEFNDGFVLGLDSVFLVTAEKL encoded by the coding sequence ATGGACCCCCTACCTGCATACAATGTTTCTCGTCAGAATAAGAGTAAGTTGCGACTTTACAGAAATCCAACGGACCTTGGCGATGCCGCCCCGGTGACTCTACCTAACCCCCGCAACATGCCAGACGAATCTATGCAACGTGCTTCAACATTACCCGTGACTAAATCAGAATCTCCGTCGGCTTCAATATACTCAGACATACAGTACTTTGATTCTGGAGATGACTCTAAACTTAAGAAACAAGCcaaacagaagaagaataagTTGTTGAGATTTACCAAGAAAGCAGGCAAATTTGCCAGTGACATTGCCTTTGGTTCTGCCATGGAGGACGACACGGGGTACATAACACATCCATTTATCCCGCACGTTGGTGGCCATGGCTTTAAGTCATCGAAACCGACTTTGAAACCAcaacttgaagaagaataccaaaaaaaattacataATATTAGATCTCAGACAGAATCCCATGGAATGATGTATTATCATGATTACCTCCGTTTTTTCCTTAAGTATATGGATGAAAGTGAACCAAACGATCCATGTAATTATGCTATAACCAGAAACTCTCTCTGGTGGGATTGGCTACAGAGCTACCTGAAGGAGGTATTAAGGACTCTACAAACTCGACAAAGGGCAATAGATGCAAAGAAACTTGAAGACGGAAACAGTgaaacaacagcaacaataGAATCACCTGATCGAAACCTAAAGAGATCGCAAACATCGTCGTCCTCACTTTCGTCATCTTCACATCAAGTagagattgaagaattacGTAAAAAGCTCAAGAGTCTTCCAACAATCGAAGAGATCGAAGCAgagatttttcaagataGACGTATAGTACTTCTCTTGTTATGGCATAATCAAATACTGGATAAATTGTCATTGAGAACATCAACCTTATCCAAGATACTCAAAAGATACCCCAAGGATTCAGAAATCTGCGTCATTACAACCAATAAGCTCAAATCATTTAGGGCATCTCCCAAAGCCAAGCTCCgaaaacttttcaaaaatcaCATACTACCCGCTTATCTTGAACTGATTGACGGTTGGAATATTCGTCATGACTTCCCAGATTATAGAACCAATATGGTGTCTTTAACGGATCGGTTTCAATCTATCCTTGATCTGAAATCAACAGGTTATCTACCTGAAAAATTAGTAGGTGAGAACCCACACTTTTGTGATTACTCCTTCCTTTCAGAAGAATTTGTCAACTCTAAAATGGATAAAAGGGAACGCACATTTCTATCAAAGTATTCTTCTTTCACTGCACCGTCGATGGAACGATTGCCATTGAAGGATGAATCGCAAAGCTTGATATTTGCTCCTGATTTCTCACGTTTAGTACTAACCAAATCAGATGTCGATGCTGGTCtcattgaatttgacaGAGTTTTGAAACCAGGAGGTTCAATATCCCTTATTATGTTTGATTCGTTGTCATATACTCATACGCCaaatgttgataatgaagTGACGCTTGCGCAGTACATCCAAATCTATATTAATCAATGTATTACCaagctttcaaaattaCCAAAGATATCGGAGTATATTTTAAGTTCCTTGCAGTCTCACAACTTTAAGAACGTCAAGTTCGTTAAGTTGGGTATACCAGCAATTGGGACATTTACTGACGACTTTGATAAAGAGAAATTAGATAATTCGAGAATTACTGGTCAAAAGCAACCGTccaattcaatgaaaaacagACCACACGTCTTGTCCTCAACATCGACTCTGAAGCCCGCTGGAACTTCGGTTTCCACAAATTCAACAGATCTATTTGATTACCACGAGAATTATGACCCAGCCAGAGTTGAGGACACATTACCCAATATATCAGACCAGCCAATAGCAAGTGTCTATTCGATGTATTCATCATTCATCGAGTTTTTAAGAGTTTCGCAATTGGTTGATTTGCACTCGTGGATGAACGATCCCGTCGAAGGAAAAGTGAGGTCAAGTACCATGAATGGAGTTGCTGCTGTCTCGGATATAACTGCTACCATTTTGGAGATGTGGTTGGACTGgaagttgaacaatttTAATGGTCAGTTTgtcaaagaaattattgTTGAACGATTGATAGACAGTGTCGATAAGGACGGGTATGATGGCGAACTAGGTGTTCGTATATTGAACACAGATGGAAATTTCTGGTGTAACCCGCAAAATGGCGAAGTCTCGGCCTGGTATGACTCCCATCACGGTGAGTTCAATGATGGATTTGTTTTGGGTCTCGATTCCGTATTCCTAGTAACGGCCGAGAAGCTCTAA
- a CDS encoding uncharacterized protein (PKUD0C01690; similar to Saccharomyces cerevisiae YGL221C (NIF3); ancestral locus Anc_3.531): MDCFLSLLGWQGQKCKEKFKHRHTHTYRMPLSRPSLKQVTSLLNKLYPLKYADNSWDNTGLLIDASVATSNEKPRLLLAIDLTEAVAQEAIDQKCNVIVAYHPFLFRKFNRISPETNPQQRTLVKLLQHEISVYSPHTAVDAAAGGVNDWLVEGVSKGSEFTSEVIIRDESNVEGVGMGRLVTLKSPVSILEIVSRIKVSLDLDHVQLGTRNINQMVSTIAICAGSGSSVFSGVDADCYYTGELSHHEQLAYVEQDKSLVICGHSNTERGFLSVMAAKIAENVHELETGADSILVSKTDCSPFQTV, from the coding sequence ATGGattgttttctctctcttcttgGTTGGCAAGGTCAAAAgtgcaaagaaaaattcaaacatAGACACACACATACATATAGGATGCCTCTATCAAGACCGTCTCTCAAACAAGTCACCTCTTTGTTGAACAAGCTGTATCCCCTCAAGTATGCAGACAATTCCTGGGATAATACGGGACTCTTGATCGATGCCTCTGTTGCTACCTCAAATGAGAAACCAAGGCTTTTATTAGCTATAGACCTCACTGAAGCTGTTGCACAGGAAGCTATTGATCAAAAATGTAATGTCATTGTTGCGTACCACCCTTTTCTATTTCGTAAGTTCAACAGGATCAGTCCTGAAACCAACCCACAACAACGCACTCTTGTCAAACTGCTACAACATGAGATCAGCGTCTATTCGCCACACACTGCAGTTGACGCAGCTGCTGGTGGTGTCAATGATTGGCTCGTAGAAGGAGTTTCCAAGGGCTCAGAGTTTACTAGCGAAGTCATCATCAGAGATGAATCTAACGTTGAAGGCGTTGGAATGGGAAGACTGGTTACACTCAAGAGTCCTGTATCTATTCTCGAAATAGTGTCACGGATTAAAGTCTCGTTGGATCTAGACCACGTTCAATTAGGGACTAGGAACATCAACCAAATGGTTTCAACGATTGCCATTTGTGCCGGTAGTGGAAGTAGTGTATTCTCGGGTGTAGATGCAGACTGTTACTACACTGGCGAACTATCACACCACGAACAACTGGCATACGTAGAGCAAGACAAGAGTCTCGTTATTTGTGGTCATTCCAATACTGAACGTGGTTTCCTTTCTGTCATGGCTGCAAAAATTGCAGAAAATGTTCATGAGCTAGAAACTGGTGCAGACTCTATCCTTGTCTCCAAAACCGACTGTTCCCCTTTCCAAACAGTCTAG
- a CDS encoding uncharacterized protein (PKUD0C01700; similar to Saccharomyces cerevisiae YGL220W (FRA2); ancestral locus Anc_3.530), with translation MSLTAESLSDIIRSRLEATEVEVQDMSGGCGQAFAVIIVSDVFQGKNKLARHRLVNSALKDEISAIHAFTQKVFTVAEWEEQKKLFSQ, from the coding sequence atgTCCCTCACAGCAGAATCTTTGAGCGATATCATCCGTTCCAGACTAGAGGCCACTGAGGTTGAGGTTCAAGACATGTCCGGCGGGTGCGGCCAAGCGTTTGCTGTCATTATCGTCAGCGATGTGTTTCAGGGCAAGAACAAGCTGGCCAGACATAGACTAGTCAATTCCGCTCTGAAGGATGAAATCAGTGCAATCCATGCATTCACTCAGAAGGTATTCACTGTGGCTGAATGGGAAGAACAGAAAAAACTGTTTAGCCAGTAG
- a CDS encoding uncharacterized protein (PKUD0C01710; similar to Saccharomyces cerevisiae YGL219C (MDM34); ancestral locus Anc_3.529) gives MSFKLDWNAIEKDSFATYTTELLEEALNSGKRPPILSDDIKIVDLNFGTIAPNFQILEIGDLGVDKFRGIFNFKYYGDASITVRTKISASLLKNYNNNIGEEYDFIKPAFVVSDCDFDIPLNLTLSNFKMSSIMIIVFSKTKGLTLVFKNDPLENIDVSSTFDRITPIANFLQKKIESKISDLFKEFLPSLLYKFSLKYTTQSFDQFHKDLLIEEQVDDKRKNKVLLKDLDPENPFRISPGSLMRSTRLSSMRQTLSLGNGIDKLSCDRFNKDIITKAFMNILNKSNNYNSNRVELSEHDFEFGNVHDKLIFIKNFQSKASKNSTKPKRRIIKMNVKKPQVNGEEKQQDQEEMQEEVTDKGVNTTPSPVSTTPVSGYATSVELNKSANTSVFSESEVDTSPATTIRSNSRSTSVSRSTSTRPSFSSSGRPSLAPLSTPMSRKSTSNKTADLERRSSTSKSRRPSTNTSTHLQMSQARKYDPYMADEREIRRRLVKLDRLVRNTNSKSPRLMLSTTCIGSDTDIPPPYTG, from the coding sequence ATGTCCTTCAAACTAGATTGGAATGCCATCGAAAAAGATTCATTTGCTACATACACCACCGAACTCCTTGAGGAAGCCTTGAATTCAGGCAAAAGACCGCCAATTTTGAGTGACGATATTAAGATTGTCGATTTGAATTTTGGAACCATTGCACCaaactttcaaatcttAGAGATTGGTGATCTAGGTGTTGACAAATTTAGGGGgatttttaatttcaagTACTATGGTGACGCATCTATTACAGTACGCACAAAGATCAGTGCTAGTTTACTAAAAAActataataataatatagGCGAAGAGTATGATTTCATAAAGCCCGCTTTTGTTGTTAGTGATTGTGATTTCGACATTCCGTTGAACTTGACCTTGAGCAACTTCAAAATGAGCTCTATTATGATTATAGTTTTTAGCAAGACCAAAGGGCTAACATTAGTTTTCAAGAATGATCCACTAGAGAATATCGACGTAAGCTCAACTTTTGATAGGATCACGCCAATTGCAAACtttctccaaaaaaaaattgagtCAAAGATAAGTGATTTATTCAAGGAATTCTTACCATCGTTGTTGTATAAATTTAGTTTGAAATACACCACACAAtcatttgatcaattccATAAAGACTTGTTAattgaagaacaagttgatgataaacggaaaaataaagttcTTTTGAAAGACTTAGATCCGGAGAATCCGTTCCGGATATCTCCCGGTAGTTTAATGAGATCCACCAGGTTGTCAAGCATGCGACAGACATTGTCATTAGGAAACGGAATAGACAAGTTGTCATGTGATCGGTTCAATAAAGACATAATTACTAAGGCGTTCATGAACATTTTGAATAAGTCCAACAACTATAACAGCAACCGTGTGGAGCTGTCTGAACatgattttgagtttggCAACGTCCACGATAAGcttattttcattaaaaACTTCCAAAGCAAAGCCTCGAAGAACTCCACCAAGCCTAAACGCCGTATTATAAAAATGAATGTGAAGAAGCCGCAAGTAAATGGTGAGGAGAAGCAGCAAGATCAAGAGGAGATGCAAGAAGAGGTTACAGATAAGGGGGTAAATACTACTCCATCACCAGTATCTACAACACCAGTATCTGGATATGCAACGTCTGTGGAACTCAACAAATCCGCCAATACAAGTGTTTTCAGCGAATCCGAAGTTGACACTTCTCCAGCCACGACTATTAGGAGTAACTCTAGATCGACTTCTGTATCTCGATCTACTTCCACTCGTCCCTCATTTTCTAGCAGTGGGAGACCTTCTCTGGCTCCTCTGTCCACCCCAATGTCAAGAAAAAGCACAAGCAATAAAACCGCTGACTTAGAACGAAGGAGTTCTACTTCCAAGTCTAGACGTCCTTCTACAAACACAAGTACACACCTACAGATGAGCCAAGCTAGAAAGTATGATCCGTATATGGCTGATGAACGTGAAATTCGCCGACGTCTCGTGAAACTCGACAGGTTGGTGAGAAATACAAACAGCAAGTCACCACGGCTGATGCTATCTACCACATGCATTGGTAGCGATACCGACATTCCACCCCCATACACGGGCTAG